The following proteins are encoded in a genomic region of Enterocloster clostridioformis:
- the mmsA gene encoding multiple monosaccharide ABC transporter ATP-binding protein: MSEYILEMNHITKEFSGVKALDDVNIKVKRGEIHALCGENGAGKSTLMNVLSGVYPFGSYSGDIVYNGNVCQFHSIKQSEAKGIVIIHQELALSPYMSVAENVFLGNEQKAAKGIIDWTLTHKKAQEMLEKVGLGGENLNAPISSLGVGKQQLIEIAKAMAKKVELLILDEPTAALNDEESRRLLDIMLDLKSHGITCIIISHKLNEISYVADSITVIRDGKTIETLEKGKDDFTEDRIIKGMVGRELTNRYPERHCEIGDTIFEIKDWNVYHPDDAQRQIIKDVSLHVRKGEVVGLAGLMGAGRTELAMSIFGRSYGQKISGAIKINGREVHIKDVKDAINNKLAYVSEDRKNYGLVLIKDIKWNMTLSAMRNFFSKNGVLNENDEILAAEDYKKKINIKSNSINQTVGSLSGGNQQKVVLAKWMLTQPDVLILDEPTRGIDVGAKYEIYCVINELAKSGKAVIVISSEMQEVIGTCDRVYVINEGRIAGELTKEEVTQERIMKCIMADNGKEA; encoded by the coding sequence ATGTCCGAATATATTTTGGAGATGAACCACATCACGAAGGAATTCTCGGGCGTAAAGGCCTTGGACGATGTCAATATCAAGGTAAAACGCGGAGAGATCCATGCGCTGTGCGGAGAGAACGGGGCTGGAAAGTCCACCCTGATGAATGTGCTGTCCGGCGTTTACCCCTTTGGTTCATACAGCGGGGATATCGTGTATAACGGCAATGTGTGTCAGTTCCACAGCATCAAGCAGTCCGAGGCAAAGGGCATTGTTATCATCCACCAGGAGCTGGCCTTAAGCCCGTACATGTCGGTGGCTGAGAACGTATTTCTGGGAAACGAGCAGAAGGCAGCCAAGGGTATCATTGACTGGACCCTTACCCATAAGAAGGCCCAGGAAATGCTTGAAAAGGTTGGACTGGGAGGCGAGAACCTGAACGCGCCCATCAGCAGCCTGGGTGTGGGAAAACAGCAGCTGATAGAGATTGCCAAGGCCATGGCCAAAAAGGTGGAGCTGCTGATTCTGGATGAGCCCACAGCCGCGCTCAACGACGAAGAGAGCCGCCGGCTTCTGGACATCATGCTGGACCTTAAATCCCATGGAATCACCTGCATTATTATCTCCCATAAGCTGAACGAAATCAGTTACGTGGCAGATTCCATTACGGTTATCCGGGATGGAAAGACCATTGAGACCCTGGAGAAGGGCAAGGATGATTTTACGGAAGACCGCATCATCAAAGGCATGGTGGGACGCGAGCTGACCAACCGTTACCCGGAACGGCACTGTGAAATTGGTGATACGATTTTCGAGATAAAGGACTGGAATGTGTACCATCCCGACGACGCCCAGAGACAAATCATCAAGGACGTTTCTCTTCATGTGCGCAAAGGCGAGGTAGTGGGCCTGGCAGGACTTATGGGCGCGGGACGGACCGAGCTGGCCATGAGTATATTCGGCAGGTCCTACGGACAGAAAATCAGCGGCGCCATTAAGATAAACGGCAGGGAAGTACATATAAAGGACGTAAAGGACGCCATCAACAACAAGCTGGCATACGTGTCCGAGGACAGGAAGAACTATGGACTTGTGCTTATCAAGGATATCAAGTGGAACATGACCCTGTCCGCCATGAGGAATTTCTTTTCCAAGAACGGCGTTCTCAATGAAAATGATGAGATTCTGGCTGCGGAGGATTACAAGAAGAAAATTAACATCAAGTCTAATTCCATTAACCAGACCGTTGGCTCCTTATCGGGCGGCAACCAGCAGAAGGTGGTTCTCGCCAAGTGGATGCTGACACAGCCGGATGTGCTGATTCTGGATGAGCCTACCAGGGGTATCGACGTAGGCGCCAAGTATGAGATTTACTGCGTCATCAATGAACTGGCAAAGTCAGGCAAAGCGGTAATCGTCATCTCCTCTGAGATGCAGGAGGTAATCGGTACCTGTGACCGTGTATATGTGATCAACGAAGGACGGATTGCAGGAGAACTGACCAAGGAAGAGGTAACCCAGGAACGAATCATGAAATGTATTATGGCGGATAATGGAAAGGAAGCGTAG
- the chvE gene encoding multiple monosaccharide ABC transporter substrate-binding protein, translated as MKRKIISMILGTAIAASLLTGCGGSQQAAATTAAAAGDTTAAAADSAAAADAAAEAAKAATGEGKKVGVAMPTQSSERWINDGANMKKQLEALGYEVDLQYAEDDVQMQVSQIENMIASGVNCLVIASIDSSALVNAEEQAKNAGIPIIAYDRLLMDTDAVSYYATFDNKGVGTAIGNYIKEAKDLDAAKAAGESYTIEFFMGSPDDNNALFLYNGLMEVLQPYLDDGTLVCRSGRTSFEDTCILRWSQETAQQNCENYLTGFYADEKLDICASAFDGFAYGCKAALEGAGYKVGEDWPLITGQDAELMAVKNIISGYQTATIYKDTRLLAEKCVTMVQAVLEGAEPEINDTEQYNNGKVVVPAYLCTPVAVDKDNYKEIIVDGGYYTEEQLAQ; from the coding sequence ATGAAACGAAAAATTATAAGCATGATTCTGGGGACGGCAATCGCAGCTTCACTGTTAACAGGATGCGGCGGCTCACAGCAGGCAGCGGCAACCACAGCGGCAGCGGCAGGGGACACCACAGCAGCGGCGGCAGATTCCGCCGCGGCAGCTGACGCGGCTGCAGAGGCAGCCAAGGCAGCAACCGGGGAAGGCAAGAAGGTAGGGGTGGCCATGCCTACACAGTCATCCGAGCGCTGGATTAACGACGGCGCCAACATGAAAAAGCAGCTGGAAGCTCTCGGATATGAGGTAGACCTTCAGTATGCAGAGGATGATGTACAGATGCAGGTTTCCCAGATTGAGAACATGATTGCGTCCGGCGTTAACTGTCTGGTAATCGCATCCATCGACTCCTCCGCACTTGTAAACGCAGAGGAGCAGGCTAAGAACGCAGGCATCCCCATCATTGCTTATGACCGTCTTCTGATGGATACCGACGCAGTTTCCTACTATGCAACCTTTGACAACAAGGGAGTTGGTACTGCAATCGGCAACTACATAAAGGAAGCAAAGGACTTAGACGCAGCCAAGGCAGCCGGCGAGTCCTACACCATCGAGTTCTTCATGGGCTCACCTGATGACAACAACGCTCTGTTCCTGTACAACGGACTGATGGAAGTCCTTCAGCCATACCTGGATGACGGGACACTGGTCTGCAGGTCCGGACGTACCTCCTTCGAGGATACATGTATCCTGAGATGGTCCCAGGAAACAGCACAGCAGAACTGCGAGAACTACCTGACCGGTTTCTATGCTGACGAGAAGTTAGACATCTGCGCAAGTGCGTTTGACGGTTTCGCATACGGCTGTAAGGCTGCTCTGGAAGGCGCCGGCTATAAGGTTGGCGAGGACTGGCCTCTGATTACAGGACAGGATGCTGAGCTGATGGCAGTTAAGAACATCATCTCCGGTTACCAGACAGCAACCATTTACAAGGACACACGTCTCCTGGCTGAGAAGTGCGTAACCATGGTACAGGCTGTTCTGGAAGGCGCGGAGCCGGAAATCAACGACACCGAACAGTACAACAACGGCAAGGTTGTGGTTCCTGCTTACCTGTGCACACCGGTAGCAGTAGACAAGGACAACTATAAGGAAATTATCGTAGACGGCGGCTACTACACAGAGGAGCAGCTGGCACAGTAA
- the ltrA gene encoding group II intron reverse transcriptase/maturase has protein sequence MDTSSLMEQILSRDNLNAAYLQVVRNKGAAGVDGMTVEELGAYLSENGENIKEQLRTRKYKPKPVRRVEIPKPDGGTRNLGVPTAVDRFVQQAVAQVLTPIFEEQFHDHSYGFRPKRCAQQAVLKALEMMNDGHNWIVDIDLAKFFDTVDHDKLMTIFGRTIKDGDVISVVRKILVSGVMIDDEYEDTVVGTPQGGNISPLLANIMLNELDKELEARRLDFVRYADDLIIMVGSRQAAERVMKSVARFIEEKLGLKVNAEKSRVDKPKGIKYLGFGFYYDSFAKGYKARPHPKAAAKFKAQMKKYTSRSWGVGNGYKIGKLNRLIRGWINYFKIGSMKRLCAKMDGQIRYRLRMCIWKHWKTPKNREKNLIKLGLPPNAAHGISYAKGYARVCRSWNLHICISKERLAKFGLVSMEDYYAEKAVTC, from the coding sequence ATGGACACAAGCAGTCTCATGGAGCAGATATTAAGCAGGGATAATCTAAATGCGGCGTATCTGCAAGTCGTAAGGAATAAAGGAGCGGCAGGCGTGGACGGGATGACCGTTGAAGAACTTGGCGCATATCTTTCGGAAAACGGCGAAAACATTAAGGAACAGTTGCGGACGAGGAAGTATAAGCCGAAGCCAGTCCGCAGGGTGGAGATACCCAAACCCGATGGTGGTACAAGAAATCTTGGAGTGCCAACAGCAGTAGACCGCTTTGTACAGCAGGCGGTGGCACAGGTGCTTACCCCGATATTTGAGGAGCAGTTTCACGACCACAGCTATGGATTCAGACCCAAGCGGTGTGCACAGCAGGCAGTCCTTAAAGCATTGGAAATGATGAATGACGGACACAACTGGATAGTGGATATCGACCTAGCGAAATTCTTTGACACAGTAGACCATGACAAGCTGATGACGATTTTCGGACGGACAATAAAGGACGGAGATGTCATATCGGTGGTAAGAAAGATTCTGGTCAGCGGCGTAATGATTGATGATGAGTATGAAGATACGGTAGTCGGCACACCGCAGGGTGGAAATATCTCGCCGCTGTTAGCAAATATCATGTTAAATGAGCTGGACAAAGAACTGGAAGCAAGGAGGCTGGATTTCGTCCGGTATGCAGATGACCTTATTATAATGGTCGGGAGCAGACAGGCGGCAGAGCGGGTAATGAAGAGCGTGGCTCGGTTTATAGAGGAAAAGCTTGGACTGAAAGTGAACGCGGAAAAGAGCAGGGTTGATAAACCAAAGGGCATTAAGTATCTGGGGTTTGGATTTTACTATGACTCATTTGCCAAAGGGTACAAAGCCAGACCACACCCGAAAGCGGCAGCAAAGTTCAAGGCGCAGATGAAGAAATATACAAGCAGGAGCTGGGGAGTGGGCAATGGTTATAAAATTGGGAAACTCAACCGGCTTATCCGAGGGTGGATAAATTATTTCAAAATCGGAAGCATGAAAAGGCTGTGCGCAAAAATGGACGGACAGATTCGGTATCGACTGCGCATGTGCATATGGAAACACTGGAAAACGCCAAAGAACAGGGAAAAGAATCTTATCAAACTTGGTCTGCCGCCAAATGCGGCACATGGCATTTCATATGCCAAAGGATATGCCAGAGTGTGCAGAAGCTGGAATCTCCACATTTGTATCAGTAAAGAGAGACTAGCTAAGTTTGGTCTTGTATCCATGGAAGACTACTACGCCGAAAAGGCTGTTACATGTTAA
- a CDS encoding ABC transporter permease subunit, which produces MKNKSEKKKLDGNSFLLAVTIILFFVMYIVGIIMFGGRGFAKVQNFLNLFISNAGLIVVATGMTIVMITGGIDISVGSVVAMVCMMLAWMMERGNIGAFPAILIVLVTGCIFGLVQGFLVAYLKIQPFIVTLAGMFFARGMTSIISQEMISITNKTFTGIATFKMYLPFGGYLNKKGVMIYPYVYPSVIIALVVLAIVFVVLKYTKFGRSIYAIGGNEQSALLLGLNVRRIKLQAYVLDGFLAGLGGLLFCMNTCSGFVEQAKGFEMDAIASSVIGGTLLTGGVGNVIGSLFGVLIKGTIESFITFQGTLSSWWVRITIAALLCFFIVLQSLIAALKRKNK; this is translated from the coding sequence ATGAAAAACAAAAGTGAAAAGAAAAAGCTGGACGGCAACTCCTTCCTGCTGGCTGTCACTATCATACTATTCTTTGTAATGTACATAGTCGGCATCATCATGTTTGGCGGAAGGGGATTTGCAAAGGTACAGAACTTCCTCAACCTGTTCATATCCAACGCTGGCCTGATTGTGGTGGCAACAGGCATGACAATTGTCATGATCACAGGCGGCATCGATATTTCCGTTGGTTCCGTGGTGGCCATGGTGTGCATGATGCTGGCCTGGATGATGGAGAGGGGGAACATCGGTGCGTTTCCGGCCATCCTTATTGTTCTGGTCACGGGATGTATATTCGGCCTGGTACAGGGCTTTCTGGTGGCCTACCTTAAGATACAGCCCTTTATCGTGACCCTGGCGGGCATGTTCTTCGCTAGAGGCATGACCTCCATTATCAGCCAGGAGATGATCAGCATTACCAACAAGACGTTTACCGGCATTGCCACATTCAAGATGTATCTGCCCTTTGGAGGTTATCTGAATAAGAAGGGAGTCATGATTTACCCTTACGTATACCCAAGCGTTATCATCGCTCTCGTGGTTCTGGCCATTGTATTTGTAGTTCTTAAGTATACCAAGTTCGGCCGTTCTATTTATGCCATTGGCGGAAATGAACAGTCTGCCCTGCTGCTGGGACTGAATGTGAGAAGAATCAAGCTTCAGGCTTATGTGCTGGACGGATTTCTGGCAGGACTGGGCGGCCTCTTGTTCTGCATGAACACATGCTCCGGTTTCGTGGAGCAGGCCAAGGGATTTGAGATGGACGCCATCGCATCCTCGGTCATCGGCGGAACTCTTCTGACAGGCGGTGTGGGAAATGTAATCGGAAGCCTTTTCGGAGTATTGATTAAGGGTACCATTGAATCCTTCATCACCTTCCAGGGTACCCTTTCCTCCTGGTGGGTGAGAATTACCATTGCGGCCCTTCTCTGTTTCTTCATCGTGCTTCAGAGCCTGATCGCGGCCCTGAAGAGAAAGAACAAGTAA
- a CDS encoding ABC transporter permease — protein MMGKLKKLTGYRLFLPLSCLIIVLLINLITTPTFFRITINNGVLYGYIIDVINRASELVVLAVGMTLVVSASAGTDISVGAVMAVAAAVCTRVLAGGEVSVNEYANPYILAVLAALAVAVVCGGFNGFLVAKLKIQPMVATLILFTAGRGISQLVTNGQITYIRVDGYKLLGNNIPGIPIPTPIFVAVIAVALTYILLNKTAMGMYIQSVGINERASRLVGLKSVKIIWMAYAFCGLCAGIAGLVASSRIYSADANNIGLNMELDAIAAVALGGNSLGGGRFSLLGSVIGAYTIQALTTTLYAMSVPADQIPVYKAIVVILIVAVQSEELKKFRKRLASRHASRNVKGGAA, from the coding sequence ATGATGGGGAAACTTAAAAAGTTGACAGGTTACAGACTTTTTCTTCCGTTATCCTGTCTTATCATAGTACTGTTAATCAACCTGATTACCACGCCCACGTTTTTTAGGATTACCATCAATAACGGCGTTCTCTACGGATATATCATCGACGTCATCAACCGTGCCAGCGAGCTGGTGGTGCTGGCCGTGGGCATGACCCTGGTGGTATCTGCCTCGGCGGGAACCGATATTTCCGTGGGCGCCGTCATGGCAGTGGCTGCGGCTGTGTGTACCAGGGTCCTGGCGGGCGGCGAGGTGTCGGTCAATGAGTATGCCAATCCTTACATCCTGGCCGTGCTGGCAGCCCTGGCCGTGGCGGTGGTGTGCGGCGGCTTTAACGGCTTCCTGGTTGCAAAGCTTAAGATACAGCCCATGGTGGCGACCCTGATTCTGTTTACAGCGGGCAGGGGTATATCCCAGCTGGTGACAAACGGACAGATTACATACATCCGTGTGGACGGATATAAGCTGCTGGGCAACAACATACCGGGAATTCCCATTCCCACCCCTATCTTTGTAGCTGTAATCGCGGTGGCGCTCACCTATATTCTGTTAAATAAGACAGCCATGGGCATGTACATTCAGTCTGTGGGCATCAATGAGAGGGCATCCCGGCTGGTAGGCCTTAAATCCGTGAAAATCATCTGGATGGCCTACGCGTTCTGCGGACTGTGCGCGGGAATCGCGGGACTGGTGGCATCCTCCCGCATTTATTCCGCGGATGCCAACAACATCGGCCTCAACATGGAGCTGGACGCTATCGCGGCAGTGGCTTTAGGCGGCAACTCCCTGGGCGGAGGCCGGTTCTCGCTGTTGGGCTCCGTAATCGGCGCCTATACCATCCAGGCCCTGACCACCACTCTCTATGCCATGAGCGTGCCCGCGGACCAGATTCCGGTATACAAGGCCATTGTGGTTATACTGATTGTGGCTGTACAGTCAGAGGAGCTTAAGAAATTCAGGAAACGTCTGGCATCCAGACATGCGTCCAGGAATGTGAAAGGGGGAGCGGCATAA
- a CDS encoding sugar ABC transporter ATP-binding protein — translation MEQNVVLEMRGINKNFPGVKALQDVDFTLRKGEIHALMGENGAGKSTLIKVLTGVEEFETGTIRMEGSSNTIINRSPQEAQENGISTVYQEVNLCPNLSVAENLYIGREPKKGPMIDWRTMKEDARKLLEGLDIHIDVTMAVENYSIAIQQMIAIARAVDMSAKVLILDEPTSSLDDGEVEKLFVLMRQLRAKGIGIIFVTHFLEQVYAVCDRITVLRNGTLVGEFKVEELPRVQLVAKMMGKDFDDLAAIKKEGMSTVKEDVIISARGLGCKGTIKPFSLDIHKGEVIGLTGLLGSGRSELVRAIYGADKPDSGELAVKGKKLKVNAPIDAMMEGMAYLPENRKEEGIIADLSVRENIIIALQAKKGMFKLMSRKEQEEFTDKYIDILQIKTADRETPIKQLSGGNQQKVILGRWLLTNPDFLILDEPTRGIDIGTKTEIQKLVLRLAEEGMAVVFISSEIEEMLRTCSRMAVMRDGEKVGELKEDELSQDSIMKAIAGGGEE, via the coding sequence ATGGAGCAGAACGTTGTTTTGGAAATGCGGGGAATCAACAAGAATTTCCCCGGTGTAAAGGCGCTGCAGGATGTGGATTTTACTTTGAGAAAAGGCGAAATCCATGCCCTTATGGGCGAGAATGGTGCCGGGAAGTCTACACTGATCAAGGTGCTGACCGGCGTGGAGGAGTTTGAAACCGGTACAATCCGGATGGAAGGCTCATCCAATACCATCATCAACCGGTCGCCCCAGGAAGCGCAGGAGAATGGCATCAGCACGGTTTACCAGGAGGTTAACCTGTGTCCCAATCTGTCAGTGGCTGAGAACCTTTATATCGGCAGAGAGCCGAAAAAAGGTCCCATGATTGACTGGAGGACGATGAAGGAGGATGCCAGGAAGCTGCTGGAGGGACTGGATATCCACATCGATGTGACCATGGCTGTAGAGAACTATTCCATTGCCATCCAGCAGATGATTGCCATTGCCAGGGCTGTTGATATGTCGGCCAAGGTGCTGATTCTGGATGAACCCACATCCTCCCTGGACGACGGTGAGGTGGAGAAGCTGTTCGTGCTGATGAGACAGCTTAGGGCCAAGGGAATCGGAATCATCTTCGTGACCCATTTCCTGGAACAGGTATATGCTGTCTGTGACAGGATTACGGTCCTCAGAAACGGTACACTGGTGGGCGAATTCAAGGTGGAGGAGCTGCCAAGGGTACAGCTGGTGGCCAAGATGATGGGTAAGGATTTCGACGATCTGGCTGCCATCAAGAAGGAAGGCATGTCCACGGTCAAGGAAGATGTGATCATAAGCGCCAGGGGGCTGGGCTGCAAGGGGACCATCAAACCCTTCAGCCTGGATATCCATAAAGGCGAGGTCATCGGCCTTACAGGGCTTCTGGGCTCCGGCCGTTCCGAGCTGGTCCGGGCCATATACGGCGCCGATAAGCCGGACAGCGGCGAGCTGGCCGTAAAGGGAAAGAAGCTAAAGGTCAACGCGCCCATTGACGCCATGATGGAAGGCATGGCCTACCTGCCTGAAAACCGCAAGGAGGAGGGAATTATCGCGGATCTGTCTGTGCGGGAGAACATCATCATTGCCCTCCAGGCCAAGAAAGGCATGTTCAAGCTCATGAGCAGGAAGGAACAGGAGGAATTCACGGACAAATACATTGATATTCTTCAAATCAAGACAGCCGACAGGGAGACTCCTATTAAACAGCTCTCCGGCGGCAACCAGCAGAAGGTGATTCTGGGACGCTGGCTTCTGACCAATCCGGATTTTCTGATTCTGGATGAGCCCACAAGGGGAATTGATATCGGTACCAAGACAGAGATTCAGAAGCTGGTCCTGAGACTTGCGGAGGAAGGCATGGCCGTGGTGTTTATTTCCTCTGAAATCGAGGAGATGCTCCGCACCTGCAGCCGTATGGCGGTCATGCGCGACGGCGAGAAGGTGGGAGAGCTTAAGGAAGACGAGCTGAGCCAGGATTCCATCATGAAAGCAATTGCAGGAGGAGGGGAAGAATGA
- a CDS encoding ABC transporter substrate-binding protein produces the protein MRKKGLSVMLCAAMAASLLAGCGGGSKPAETAAAPAAAETTAAADTTAAPEKTEAETEAEAKDDAASGDLIVVGYAQVGAESDWRTANTESFKSTFTEENGYKLIFDDAQQKQENQIKAIRSFIQQDVDYIVVAPVVETGWEAVLQEAQEAGIPVILSDRQMDVDESLYECWVGGNFIKEGEIAGNWLADYLKAQGRDGEDINIVTLQGTIGASAQVGRTEGFGNILKQHDNWKMLDMQTGEFTQAKGQEVMESFLKSYDDIDVVVAENDNMAFGAIDAIKAAGKTCGPDGDIIIFSFDAVKAAFDAMIAGDLNAAFECNPLHGPRVDEIIKKLEKGETVEKIQYVDEAYFDTSMDLESIKAERAY, from the coding sequence ATGAGAAAAAAAGGATTAAGCGTTATGTTATGTGCAGCAATGGCAGCATCCCTGCTGGCAGGGTGCGGCGGCGGAAGCAAGCCTGCAGAGACAGCAGCAGCTCCCGCGGCAGCTGAGACAACGGCGGCGGCCGACACCACGGCAGCTCCTGAGAAGACAGAGGCTGAGACAGAGGCTGAGGCAAAGGACGACGCGGCATCCGGTGATTTGATTGTGGTTGGTTATGCGCAGGTTGGCGCTGAGTCTGACTGGAGAACAGCTAATACAGAGTCCTTCAAGTCCACCTTTACAGAGGAAAACGGCTACAAGCTGATTTTTGACGATGCACAGCAGAAACAGGAGAACCAGATTAAGGCCATCAGAAGCTTCATCCAGCAGGATGTTGACTACATCGTAGTGGCTCCCGTAGTTGAGACAGGATGGGAGGCGGTTCTCCAGGAGGCACAGGAAGCAGGAATTCCGGTTATCCTGTCCGACCGTCAGATGGACGTGGATGAGAGTCTGTATGAGTGCTGGGTAGGCGGCAATTTCATCAAGGAAGGCGAGATAGCAGGAAACTGGCTGGCTGATTACTTAAAGGCACAGGGAAGAGACGGCGAGGACATCAACATCGTTACTCTTCAGGGAACCATCGGAGCATCCGCTCAGGTTGGCCGTACAGAAGGTTTTGGAAACATCTTAAAGCAGCATGACAACTGGAAAATGTTAGATATGCAGACAGGCGAATTTACACAGGCTAAGGGCCAGGAAGTTATGGAATCCTTCCTTAAGTCCTATGACGATATCGATGTGGTAGTGGCTGAGAACGACAACATGGCATTCGGCGCTATCGATGCAATCAAGGCAGCCGGCAAAACCTGCGGACCTGACGGCGACATCATCATCTTCTCCTTCGACGCAGTTAAGGCAGCATTTGACGCCATGATAGCCGGCGATTTAAACGCGGCATTTGAGTGTAACCCGTTACACGGACCGCGTGTAGATGAAATCATCAAGAAGCTGGAGAAGGGCGAGACTGTTGAGAAGATTCAGTATGTAGACGAAGCTTACTTCGATACATCCATGGATTTGGAATCTATCAAGGCTGAGCGCGCTTATTAA
- a CDS encoding sensor histidine kinase, translated as MTGKWRTGSGGKEWDGSRLLERLPLEKRLNLMTFIIIIPLAVLVIYLMATVAKFCNAYTQSITNITQANSVTANLREDVDYSMYRIVIGMRTYQSIHELMEEDRPYGWEQIKDPHQTISDARKTYRQLLKRTPEGANRTRINWLMHCLDQLEQRVNEIEDNLPHGMYDKNMEILDYGVRVLTADIEKQGREYVYYETLHVQEIQKELESQEHTAIVVSLTLLVSILLISLLLSRRITKSVTVPIQKLCNETERVAKGDFTSGPKIEAGDELAILTGSFDHMKEEIGRLIEDIRQEQNQRRVMELQLLQEQINPHFLYNTLDTIVWLAEGGQNRAVVDMVTSLSEFFRTTLSGGKDFITMREEIGHIKSYLQIQKVRYQDIMDYEVTLEKSLEECRILKLTLQPLVENALYHGIKNKRGKGRIWVRGYAKEDMAVLEVEDDGAGMTEEETEAVRRKLRGEKDSSLREGPAPKGGFGLFNVAERLRLNYGSRCSLEFGSVLGLGTRAVVTIPLESGYGGEGED; from the coding sequence ATGACGGGAAAATGGAGGACCGGGTCCGGCGGGAAGGAGTGGGACGGAAGCCGTCTCCTGGAGCGCCTGCCCCTGGAAAAGCGCCTGAACCTGATGACATTTATCATCATCATTCCTCTGGCGGTGCTGGTTATCTATCTCATGGCAACGGTGGCCAAGTTCTGCAATGCCTACACCCAGAGCATAACCAACATCACCCAGGCCAACAGCGTTACGGCCAACCTGCGGGAGGATGTGGACTACAGCATGTACCGCATTGTCATAGGGATGCGGACCTACCAGTCCATCCATGAGCTGATGGAGGAGGACAGGCCCTACGGCTGGGAGCAGATTAAGGACCCGCATCAAACCATAAGCGATGCCAGAAAGACCTACCGCCAACTGTTAAAGCGGACGCCGGAGGGGGCCAACCGGACCAGGATTAACTGGCTGATGCACTGCCTGGACCAGCTGGAACAGAGAGTGAACGAGATAGAGGACAACCTTCCCCACGGCATGTACGATAAGAACATGGAAATTCTGGATTACGGCGTCCGTGTGCTGACTGCCGACATCGAAAAGCAGGGAAGGGAGTACGTGTACTATGAAACGCTCCATGTCCAGGAGATACAGAAGGAGCTGGAGAGCCAGGAGCACACGGCCATCGTGGTCAGCCTGACCCTGCTGGTATCCATTCTGCTTATCAGCCTTCTCCTCAGCCGCAGGATAACCAAAAGCGTTACCGTTCCCATACAGAAGCTCTGCAACGAGACAGAGAGGGTTGCAAAGGGAGATTTCACCTCCGGCCCCAAGATCGAGGCGGGGGATGAGCTGGCAATCCTTACGGGAAGCTTTGACCACATGAAGGAGGAAATCGGGCGGCTGATTGAGGACATACGGCAGGAACAGAACCAGCGCCGGGTCATGGAACTGCAGCTTCTTCAGGAGCAGATCAATCCTCACTTCCTCTACAACACCCTGGATACCATTGTGTGGCTGGCGGAGGGAGGGCAAAACCGGGCCGTGGTGGACATGGTCACCTCCCTGTCAGAATTTTTCCGCACAACTCTCAGCGGAGGAAAGGATTTTATCACCATGCGCGAGGAAATCGGCCATATTAAAAGCTATCTCCAAATCCAGAAGGTCCGCTACCAGGATATCATGGACTATGAGGTCACCCTTGAAAAATCCCTGGAGGAATGCAGAATCCTGAAGCTTACCCTCCAGCCTCTGGTGGAGAACGCCCTTTACCACGGAATCAAGAATAAAAGGGGGAAGGGACGTATCTGGGTCCGGGGATACGCAAAGGAGGACATGGCTGTGCTGGAGGTGGAGGATGACGGAGCGGGCATGACGGAGGAGGAGACGGAGGCCGTCAGGCGAAAGCTCAGAGGGGAAAAGGATTCGTCCTTACGGGAGGGGCCTGCTCCCAAGGGAGGTTTTGGGCTTTTCAATGTGGCGGAGCGCCTGCGCCTGAACTATGGTTCCCGGTGCAGTCTGGAGTTCGGGAGTGTCCTGGGGCTGGGCACAAGGGCAGTGGTGACCATTCCCCTGGAATCCGGATATGGCGGGGAAGGGGAGGATTGA